A single genomic interval of Bacillus sp. SM2101 harbors:
- a CDS encoding metal-dependent hydrolase, whose protein sequence is MLLTLISEVGYHGAVGAFVAYLIGRRYLPEKKLFLFMFLGVIAGIAPDLTLIFEFAGGVLSSITDFPVLEFLGVRLYLMGHSIFVAPAFSLGIAVLIRPIFPELTLKIRWMSMFFSIVIGHLFMDFLDNGLPLFFPITYDRDIGLNVLNGSDGFLVLSFSVLFALILVLHKTGRQKWAPKLIIVGVVLLASYGGVREMSKTQMTKQLSEQYPGDKVYIEAGSGNPFSSRLWHYEIRSNSDDFIFIIYGEGSFSNLNESEQERLFLSDNGYTLLLRKIKNEHQLYLIGIPYNIDESSYNFDVGKEDLLVYEAEEESEELKRVEGEEKDSLLNELPTLSNEAILFEKQDVTIKGIDPIEE, encoded by the coding sequence ATGCTTTTAACATTAATTAGTGAAGTGGGATATCACGGCGCCGTCGGAGCCTTTGTTGCGTATTTGATCGGTCGTCGTTATCTTCCGGAAAAGAAATTGTTTCTTTTTATGTTTTTAGGAGTCATTGCGGGGATTGCCCCTGATTTGACTTTGATCTTTGAATTTGCAGGAGGGGTTCTTTCAAGTATCACCGATTTTCCTGTTTTGGAGTTTTTAGGAGTACGTTTGTATTTGATGGGTCATTCGATATTTGTCGCTCCAGCTTTTAGTTTAGGGATAGCGGTTCTGATCCGTCCTATTTTTCCTGAACTGACTTTGAAGATCCGTTGGATGTCTATGTTTTTTTCTATCGTAATTGGGCATTTATTCATGGATTTTCTAGATAATGGATTGCCTTTATTCTTCCCAATAACATATGATCGAGATATTGGTTTAAATGTATTGAACGGGAGCGATGGGTTCCTTGTTCTTTCCTTTAGCGTTTTATTTGCACTTATTCTGGTTCTTCATAAAACGGGAAGGCAAAAATGGGCCCCAAAACTCATTATAGTCGGAGTTGTTCTGCTGGCTTCCTATGGAGGGGTAAGGGAGATGTCGAAAACTCAAATGACAAAGCAATTGTCTGAACAATACCCTGGTGATAAGGTGTACATTGAAGCGGGAAGTGGAAATCCTTTCTCGAGCCGGTTATGGCATTATGAAATCAGGTCGAATTCCGATGATTTTATCTTTATCATTTATGGTGAAGGATCTTTCTCGAATCTGAATGAATCAGAACAAGAACGACTTTTCTTATCAGATAACGGGTATACGCTCTTACTGAGGAAAATAAAAAATGAACATCAATTGTATTTAATAGGAATTCCTTATAATATCGATGAGTCTAGTTATAATTTTGATGTTGGAAAAGAAGACTTGCTTGTTTATGAAGCGGAAGAAGAGTCTGAGGAACTAAAAAGGGTAGAAGGTGAAGAGAAAGACAGTCTTTTAAACGAACTACCTACTCTCTCTAACGAAGCCATCCTTTTTGAAAAACAAGATGTCACCATCAAGGGCATCGATCCGATAGAGGAATGA